The Chryseolinea soli genome contains a region encoding:
- a CDS encoding COX15/CtaA family protein: MRSFRRLTLSTLIAVYVLILVGGIVRSTGSGMGCPDWPKCFGNWVPPTSVSQLPPDYKEIYAAHRDKKNKRFAKYLSAVGMDATAAGILNDPGVLHENDFNPVKTWIEYVNRIVGVIIGFLIFAVFVVSLGYWKSERRFTVVAFLTFVLVGFQGWLGSFVVSSNLTPWTITVHMFLALLIVALLVYLVDQSSYRPEINSSIGFWWLVASMAVLLVQILLGTQVREAIDRVSQVVVREAWIANLGGEFIIHRSFSWIVLIMHVGLILRLRKTEGAKTFTLALILLILGTILTGLSMAYFAVPPFLQPVHLLFATVTFGTQFLFLLKMNRKEEPALA, encoded by the coding sequence ATGAGATCATTTCGCAGGCTCACCCTCTCAACGCTTATTGCCGTGTACGTGCTCATCCTCGTAGGAGGCATTGTGCGCAGCACCGGCTCTGGCATGGGTTGTCCTGACTGGCCGAAATGCTTTGGCAACTGGGTGCCCCCCACCTCGGTTTCCCAATTGCCCCCGGACTACAAAGAAATCTACGCCGCCCACCGCGACAAAAAGAATAAGCGCTTTGCGAAGTATTTATCGGCCGTAGGCATGGACGCCACGGCAGCGGGTATCCTCAACGATCCCGGGGTGCTGCACGAAAATGATTTCAATCCCGTAAAGACCTGGATCGAATATGTGAACCGTATCGTGGGGGTTATCATCGGCTTTCTCATCTTCGCGGTTTTCGTGGTTTCGCTGGGCTATTGGAAAAGCGAACGCAGGTTCACCGTGGTGGCGTTTCTAACGTTTGTGCTGGTCGGTTTCCAAGGGTGGCTGGGATCGTTCGTTGTGTCCAGCAACCTCACGCCGTGGACCATTACAGTACACATGTTCCTGGCCCTGCTCATCGTAGCTTTGTTGGTATACCTCGTAGACCAGAGCAGCTACCGCCCCGAGATCAATTCGTCCATAGGCTTCTGGTGGCTGGTGGCCTCGATGGCCGTGTTGCTGGTGCAGATCCTATTGGGCACACAGGTGCGGGAAGCGATCGATCGCGTGTCGCAAGTAGTGGTGCGCGAGGCATGGATCGCCAACCTGGGAGGAGAGTTCATTATTCACCGTTCCTTCTCGTGGATTGTGCTGATCATGCATGTGGGATTAATCCTGAGATTGCGTAAAACTGAGGGGGCAAAAACTTTTACCCTTGCCCTAATCCTGCTAATTTTGGGGACCATTTTAACGGGTTTGAGCATGGCCTATTTCGCTGTGCCGCCGTTCCTCCAGCCGGTGCACCTGCTGTTTGCGACAGTCACTTTCGGAACACAGTTTTTGTTCTTGCTGAAAATGAATAGAAAAGAAGAGCCTGCATTGGCATAG